GGCGGCGCtgggtcaccatcgggtggacgtgcccggggtcacggtggatggcgaccgggtggtacaccGGTGGCTCAGGGTGGTCTACCAGGACGTCGAGGGCCGCGGGCGTGGCCGACTCGCGGCgatgatagacgacggcggggtcggcgaacCGCACCGGGCTCGTCGACGGGCCCGGGTCAGCAGGAGCCGAGGTAGTGACGTGGCAGCGGCGGTGATAAACGAGCGTGGGGTCGGCGAAGCGAGCCGTGGGCGTCGACGGGGCTGCGCCTGGCGCAGGCCTGATCAACGGGGGGGGTcagcggggccgcgcgtggcgcaggcgtggtcgacagggccgcgcgtggcgcaggcgtggtcgacgGGGCCGTGTGGGGCGCGGGAATAGGCGCGAGTCGCGGCGTCGAGGCCGGACGGGGTGTGGGTAACGGCGCAAGGCGGGGCGCCTGGGAGGAGGGGGAGAccggatcggactcgaggagggagtcgaGGTCAGTGGGTGGTGAGGGGCcatcaaggggaaacacatcctcatcgaagacgacgtgacgagagatgatgatgcgatgGGAGGCGAGGTCCAGAcaccgataccccttgtggtcagaggagtagccaaggaataggcagcaggtggagcgaggagaaagcttatgaggggcagtagcggaagtgttagggtagcaggcacaaccgaacacgcgaaggtggtcgtAGGTAGGGGCTGTGCCATATAGGGCAAAGTAGGGagtagggtggctcaccgccttggagGGAAGACagttgaggaggtgggtggcgATGTGCAGGGCCTCtacccagtagctggcagggagagacgcctggaagagaaagcagcggatcatgttggtggtggtgtgAATCATGCGCTCTGCCTAGCCATTCTGAGcggaggtgtaggggcacgagagacgtaGCTGAACGCCACTGGTGAGGAAGAATGACCGAGAGGCGTGGTTGTCGAACTCGCGGTCGTTGTCGCACTGCAAAGCACGGACCGGGTGCTGGAATtgggtggatacccaggcgaagaagtgagtgAGTGAGTGGTAAATGTGTcggacttcagccgaagggggaagtccaaagaaaatgggagtagtcgtccagaatgaccaggtagtatttgtaGCCGGAGAGGCTAAGGACAGGAGACGTCTAGAGATCAagtggacaagatcaaaggcctgaaCAGCCCTGGACGTGGAAGTGAAAAGGAAGACGAGAGTGACGgccgagctgacaagcatgacagaggcgctCAGAAGAGCCCCGAGTATAGGATATGTCTGAGTGGCTTGAAAGTTGGGACATGATGTAAGGTCCAGGGTGCCCGAGGCGACGGTGCCAAAtggcggcggaggaggtggtagtaGAAAGAGCATGTGATGTGGTGGTAGTAGTAAGTGCAGGAGATGAGGCTACTCGGGTGGGGGGagtggagggcaagtgaagagaatagagggggtcggagctgtcacagcgagcgagcacagcatgtgtgggaaggtggcgtatggtgagaCCGAAGTTCACGAAGGTGCCCCGGACAAGCTGACCATCGTTGAGAAGGACGCGCACAACCATCCCGACGAAAACGGGCGGAGACAGGGAGGAAGTGGCGCCGACGACCAGGGCAAAAGCACGGCCGTGGTAGTCAGGAGCCACGGGAGCAGCGGGCGAGGCAAAGCTCATGTGTGGCGGGGTGACGCCATGGAACCGGGACGGAGCTCAACCGGCGCAGCGAAGCCGAGGGCGAGGATGTCCACTGTGTCACAGAAGCAGGGCGCACAAGGGGTGAGCGGGGCTGCACGGCCACGACTGCTGCTCCGGCCAGGCCGACCCACTGCGGCACGGTAGGATGGCGCGCAGGGGGAGCAGGCTGCTCCGGCGAGGCCGGCCCACTTGCGGCACGGCGCCGGGGCCCAGCACAGCAGGAGAGGGGCCAGACGGCGGCCGGCGATGGACGACAAAGATCCGACGGCCGGGGCAGGGACCTGTGGCAGGACGGGGCGGGGCGCGTGCAGGGCCACCTGGGGCGGGGAGCCTTCTCGACGGAGATGCGGCGGGCTCTGCAGAGGGCCGCGCTGGCAGGGAGACCGGGGGGGCGGAGTTGGAGATGCGACCTGGGCGCAGTGGCCGGCGAGTCGGCGCTCCAGCGGCCGCAGTGGTTGAAGGCGCTCGTGGCCGACTGCGCCACGCGCAGCTGCACGCGCCTGCTGCTTCAGTCGGACGAGGTGGCCGCGCGGGGGGGGCTCCAGCACGACCTCGCCATGCTGCACGACCTGCTCCCCGCCGCGGAGCTCGGGCTCGCCGACGACAGCGCCCGCGTCGCGGCAGTGCCGCCGCGCGGCGGCCCCGGAGCTGGAGCTAAAGGCAGGCGTGCTCGCGCTGATCCAGGAGGTGGAGCGGGAGGGAGCAGAGGGCAGGGGAGGCGCGGTTGGAAGGGCACCGGCGGGCGGCGGCTGGTAGGGTGAGCAGCCGGCGGGCTAGTGGAGGGCGGCGGCGAGGGAGGATGCTGAAAAGTCTGATACCATATTGGagggaaaaccctaaccctaggataGGGTGAGGCTGTATATTAATAGCCATGAGTTAGGTCTGACCCATTACAGAGAGGCAAGAGAGTAAATGTACCCAAACCCTAATACAGTTCCAACACTTACCATCCTCATGAATCTCTTGCACAATCTTGCGGATACTCGAGGGCACCCCATCAAACACACAAGCATTCCTATAGGGAATTAAacccttttctctggctatttgGTACTTTCTGCTCAGCCTTCCTCCACCAATCATGGAGAACTACATCTGTTATTTCTGGAGCCAAAGGCAGCAACCCCACCTTGTTCAAGACCTAGGTCCAAGTGTCTCTAGCAAATATGCAAGCCACCAGAATGTGTTGTGCTGTTTCTtcttgttgattataaagaagaCATTTATCAAGATGGTTAAATCCCCTTCAAGCCAATCTATATTTTACACAGATGATTCATTCAATCATTGCATTATAAATTGTTTCTTACATTAATTATAATTCACAACATGTTCATGTTGCAATCTGTAAGGGGGATACACGCTACATGGAACAAGCGAAACTGGAGCTCCAAAATTGGCatcaacaaggtatgtttctattgcTCTCCTGTAGGTTAGGACATCTGTATGGCGACACCTCGCTGCGCGCCTTAAGCGTCTAGTCGACTCAAAGGGCTAGGTCGCCACGCTTTACCTTACCGACTTAATAACAATGCCTACAACAATGGCAATGCTCAACAAACACAGAAAAATCCCAACAAAATTATTGGAGAAAGAATTCTGAGAATGGAATTTGTGACTTCAGTTCATTGGCTCTTCTATTGAGACTTCGCAATGTCTCTATATGGGGCTCATCTCCTTCAACTGCAATTATTTTGGCAAAGTCCCCAATGTCAAAATAGTCTACTACCCTATTACCAGCTTCAAGTCCAGTCACATATGCTTTTTCCTAGCATAAGAAAAATATAAACCCATAAATAAAATTTTTTAGTATCACTCTGAATCATTTTTTGAAATGTTATGCCTCACTTTAGAAAAGGACCCATGTCGGTTGACAATCCAATCACCAGCAATAAACAAATTTGGAAAGGAAGTTGATCCTCTCAGTGTGTACTTATACGAGCCTGCAAGTAATTCATTTCCCCATTTATCAAATTAGACATTCTTATGAAACAGCACGTTTCTAAACCAGCACTGAGATGTACATATGCTAAAAAAGTATAATTTTATTATTATGATTCTTGATCCTTGTCACAGGTGCACAACATTAATTTAGGACAATATGCACTGAAATGATCTAGAGTATAGCATTACAAATCATACATAACATTTAAAAAAAACTTGTTTATTACTATAGACAGGAAGCTATCAAGAATAGTTCCTTTAAGCATTTATATTGAAATAATAATATTCTTTCAATTCACCTGGAAGAAAGTTGATTACAGAATTAGGAGATCTTCTGATTGAATATCTTATCACAATTGCGCCCTCAAAATCTTGTATGCATTTGATAAGATGTGATGAAGCTTCATAGACAATATCATCATCACTTAAGAGTACCAAATGGCTAGCATTATACTGAGAAATAAGTTGAAAGAGTAAGTACATCCTGATGAAAATGCTGTATATTTTCAAACTGATAAAGGTGACATGAACATACAAATTCAGCCTCCACAATGGTTATTGATTCTTCACAATAATCATCATATACTGAGGTAAGGTCAAAGAATGCCCAGCCAGATGAATCATCAAAACCAGAACACACATTGGCAACCTTTGGAATTATGATCTGTAAATGGATTTCATAAAATTATACAACGCAACACTGTGTGAACAGTAATCAGACAAAATGAATGTTGGCTTACCTTTTTATCAAACCATAATTTTACAGAGATCACATCGACtgtagataggtgaagaagattcCTGAATTCTCGATCAGACCGTAGGAATGGACTTTACATGTCAGAAAAGCATATAAATTAAATGCAGAATTCAGGTTGTGAAAACTGAAACGTATGGCTGCTTTAAGTGTTATAGGATATATGTTCTTACCATTCTTGGCTTCCAACATTACTGAATGTAGTAAGGTAAGGTTCTAAGGTAAGGCAAAACTGACCCAAGATTA
This portion of the Zea mays cultivar B73 chromosome 2, Zm-B73-REFERENCE-NAM-5.0, whole genome shotgun sequence genome encodes:
- the LOC100275695 gene encoding uncharacterized protein isoform X4, yielding MCGCAALVAGARPPRPVLPRRLRRRRGSSVRAEVSPGGESQPKKVTVAGAGWAGFAAAHHLIKQGYDVTLLAAESGPTEEVGLRGFWQPYRNIFALVDELGISPFTGWNKAAYYSTEGLALQSLTSTTLTLLGGNMMQENSDFLLCRGEVEEKIFSPWLQSLELKGLKFVENKVPTSLTTDVDSGCISSIVCGDDVYEADAFVLAMGLSSLQSIVKNSPFLRSDREFRNLLHLSTVDVISVKLWFDKKIIIPKVANVCSGFDDSSGWAFFDLTSVYDDYCEESITIVEAEFYNASHLVLLSDDDIVYEASSHLIKCIQDFEGAIVIRYSIRRSPNSVINFLPGSYKYTLRGSTSFPNLFIAGDWIVNRHGSFSKEKAYVTGLEAGNRVVDYFDIGDFAKIIAVEGDEPHIETLRSLNRRANELKSQIPFSEFFLQ